The DNA region GGCGAGCGGACGCGATTGCGGCCACCACGCCGGCCATGCCGCCGCCGGCGACCACCACGTCGTAGTGCGTGTCCACCATGCTATCCTCCGTCGCCCTTGGCTCGCCGCTGCCAGAAGGTCATGAGCTCGTCCGCGGTGACTGCCGGGTGCTTGTGTTCGAGGATCGCCAGCGCGGCCGCATGGCGCTCCGAGCTGAAAGAGGCCAGGCAGTCGGTCACCAGCACGACATAGTAGTCGCGGGCCGTCGCGTCGATGGCGGTGGCGAGGACACACGATTCAGTGGCCATCCCCGTCAACAGGATCGTCGTCACCCCCCGGCAGCGGAGGATGGTGTCCAGGGCGGTGTTGAAGAAGCCACTGGCCCGCACCTTGTCCACCACGGCTTCTCGCGGTCGCGGCGCCACCTCCGGGACGATCGCGCGACCCCAGTCGTCCACGCAGTAGCGGAGGGCCTCCCCGGCCCGGTACCGCTGGCGATCATAGGCCGGGCTGATGACGTGACCGGGGGGATCCTCGACGAAGCGCAGGTAGACGGGCTGCGCGCCGTGGGATCGGGCGCTGTCCAGGAGCAGCGCGAGGGGGGCCAGGATGCGGCGCCCGGCGTCGATCCGCATCCCCTGGCGCGCGAAGCACCCCTCGGGCGCGCAGAAATCGTTCTGCACGTCGACCACGAGCACGGTTGTCTTCACGGGATCGAGGGCATCGGCGACCCAGGACTCCATCTCGGCCTCCTACTTGAGCGCTCCGCCGGAGAGCCCGCTGATCAAGTGGCGTTGGGCGAGCATGGTCACGATGAAGACCGGAACGAGTAAGACCGTCGCCTGGGCAGTCAGGTCGGCCCAGTCGACCCCGAACTCGCCGACCGCCTTCGCCAGCAACACCGGGACCGTGGTGGCCCGCGTGCTGGTGAAGATGTAGGCGAACATGAACTCGTTCCA from Candidatus Methylomirabilota bacterium includes:
- a CDS encoding isochorismatase family cysteine hydrolase; its protein translation is MESWVADALDPVKTTVLVVDVQNDFCAPEGCFARQGMRIDAGRRILAPLALLLDSARSHGAQPVYLRFVEDPPGHVISPAYDRQRYRAGEALRYCVDDWGRAIVPEVAPRPREAVVDKVRASGFFNTALDTILRCRGVTTILLTGMATESCVLATAIDATARDYYVVLVTDCLASFSSERHAAALAILEHKHPAVTADELMTFWQRRAKGDGG